Below is a window of Deinococcus aerophilus DNA.
GTCCTGCATCATGTTCGCGCCGCTGCCCACGCTCAGGGTGGGGCTGGCGTAGACCGCCGCCGACTGCCCGGCCCCCAGCGTCAGGACAGGCCCGCCGGTGCTCGCAAAGTAATCGAGCAGCGTGACCTGTCCCAGCAGCCCCTCGATGCGGGTGGGGGCCGTTTCGCCCAGCCGCTCGGTGCGGACCTCCACCGGACGGTCCTCCAGATTGCGGGCGAGCACGTACAGCCGCGCCGGCCGGTCCAGGCCGTTGAGGTGGTAGGCGAGCAGCCGCGCCCGGCCCGAGACCGTGTCCTGGTACAGCACGCCGCTCTGGGTGGGCACCTCGGGGCTGTCACTGAAGATCAGCGGGTACGAGGGCCCGGGCACGGGCACCGCCTGCGCCAGCGGATAGTTCAGCACCTGGGCGTCCGGAAAACGGTCGCCCGGGGCAGCGTATTTCAGCGCGTAGGTCAGCGGACTGTCGAGGGGCGCTCCCTGAACCGTGACCGTCCGGGTAAACGGTTTGCTCTGCAGCCCGCGGCTGTTGGTCACCGTCAGCCCGATCGTGTAGGTGCCCGGCTGGAAAAAGGCGTCCTGGCGGCCCACCCACTTGCGGGCCGTGAGGTCGGCGCCGTCCGGATCGTAGGCGTACTCGGTGTACACGATGCGTTCGCCGGGAGCGTAGACGATCTTGTCGGTGGAAAAACGGGCCTGCGGGGCCAGTGGATTGCCGCCGTCGCGCAGGGCGGTCAGGGTCAGAATCCGCCCGGTGTCGTCATCGGCGCTGAGGTTGGCGTTGAGCGCCTCGGTAAGGGTGCGGGCGCTGACATACACCACGCCGTCCACGGTGACGACCGTGCCCGCAGGCTGCGCCGCGCCGGCCAGGGCCGCAGTACTGCTGCGCACGCCCACCACCAGCCGGCCCAGCTGCAGCTGATCGCCTCCCTCCACCAGCGGCTGACCCAGCCACGCCGCCGCTTCGCGCAGCGGCAGCATGGTGCGTCCGCCGATCAGGCGTGGGGGATTCTGCCACCGGGTGGCCTCGCCGTTCACGCCCAGCGTCGCCGCGTCCACCGTGAAGGTGAGCTGCACCGAACCTGCCGCGGCCACGGGGGCCGCCTGCGCCGCGCCGGGCAGACCGGCCAGCGGCAGCGTGCCGCCCAGGGCAGGCGGCGTCAGCAGCAGGAGGGTGGTAAGCAGCGGCCGGCGCCACCGACCGGGCGAACGCAGGGAAGAAGGAAACAAGACGGGCACACGCACCGCGCGAGTATGCCGGGTCAAACTGACCGGAATCTGCCCGCTTTGTCCCGCAAACCCCAAAGCGGGGGCAAACCATTAAGGCCGCGTTCCGGGCTGCGGCAATGTCCGTTTTGATTCCAGACTTTCGCT
It encodes the following:
- a CDS encoding copper amine oxidase N-terminal domain-containing protein translates to MAAAGSVQLTFTVDAATLGVNGEATRWQNPPRLIGGRTMLPLREAAAWLGQPLVEGGDQLQLGRLVVGVRSSTAALAGAAQPAGTVVTVDGVVYVSARTLTEALNANLSADDDTGRILTLTALRDGGNPLAPQARFSTDKIVYAPGERIVYTEYAYDPDGADLTARKWVGRQDAFFQPGTYTIGLTVTNSRGLQSKPFTRTVTVQGAPLDSPLTYALKYAAPGDRFPDAQVLNYPLAQAVPVPGPSYPLIFSDSPEVPTQSGVLYQDTVSGRARLLAYHLNGLDRPARLYVLARNLEDRPVEVRTERLGETAPTRIEGLLGQVTLLDYFASTGGPVLTLGAGQSAAVYASPTLSVGSGANMMQDLSASGRVELTFLMLEDTLPPTAQVAQQLPYLPTDGRHVRGTFPGAVRHLRVSLGALPARLVIGDGLVDPALTGTDALTRQPVRLSGNYGVLYDLQVEGAAGTAVALSPRGGLYRGAMNVEDGPITQTIKLPRSGNAIKPEEPVLLWRAGSPRLNIDFIPASGSNLPISLIFYRAGNPGLGNPGDGLKVYQP